In Cervus elaphus chromosome 5, mCerEla1.1, whole genome shotgun sequence, the following proteins share a genomic window:
- the LSM6 gene encoding U6 snRNA-associated Sm-like protein LSm6 isoform X1, which produces MFCFLIGIVKMSLRKQTPSDFLKQIIGRPVVVKLNSGVDYRGVLACLDGYMNIALEQTEEYVNGQLKNKYGDAFIRGNNVLYISTQKRRM; this is translated from the exons ATGTTCTG ttttctgatcGGGATTGTTAAAATGAGTCTGCGGAAGCAAACACCCAGTGACTTCCTGAAGCAAATCATCGGGCGACCAGTTGTGGTGAAATTAAATTCGGGAGTGGATTATCGAG GGGTCCTGGCTTGCCTGGATGGCTACATGAATATAGCCTTGGAGCAGACAGAGGAGTATGTCAATGGACAGCTGAAGAACAAGTACGGGGATGCATTTATCCgaggaaacaatg tgttgtATATAAGTACACAGAAGAGGAGGATGTGA
- the LSM6 gene encoding U6 snRNA-associated Sm-like protein LSm6 isoform X2, protein MSLRKQTPSDFLKQIIGRPVVVKLNSGVDYRGVLACLDGYMNIALEQTEEYVNGQLKNKYGDAFIRGNNVLYISTQKRRM, encoded by the exons ATGAGTCTGCGGAAGCAAACACCCAGTGACTTCCTGAAGCAAATCATCGGGCGACCAGTTGTGGTGAAATTAAATTCGGGAGTGGATTATCGAG GGGTCCTGGCTTGCCTGGATGGCTACATGAATATAGCCTTGGAGCAGACAGAGGAGTATGTCAATGGACAGCTGAAGAACAAGTACGGGGATGCATTTATCCgaggaaacaatg tgttgtATATAAGTACACAGAAGAGGAGGATGTGA